In Oceanobacillus sp. FSL K6-2867, one DNA window encodes the following:
- the copZ gene encoding copper chaperone CopZ, whose translation MENITLNVRGMSCGHCVNSIEGNVGELDGVESVKVHLEDEKVDVTFNSEKVDLKEITEVIEEQGYDVA comes from the coding sequence ATGGAAAATATAACACTTAATGTACGAGGAATGTCTTGTGGTCATTGCGTTAATTCAATCGAGGGCAACGTAGGAGAATTGGATGGAGTTGAATCCGTCAAAGTACATTTAGAAGATGAAAAAGTAGACGTAACCTTCAATTCAGAAAAAGTGGATTTAAAAGAAATTACAGAAGTGATTGAAGAACAAGGTTATGATGTTGCTTAA
- a CDS encoding MBL fold metallo-hydrolase — translation MNIQHIRNATLVVEYAGKRFLIDPMLADKGVYPPFGPKVGFPDAPRQDQSNPVSSLPTSIENIVSNIDAVIVTHLHLDHWDDAAKDALPKQIKIFAQNEEDALEIRNDGFQNVEVLQDSTVFEGIQLIKTKGEHGRGELVKLAGQVCGVVFKHTNEKTLYIAGDTVWYDAVQEVIETHKPEIIVVNGGDNQFLEGGSLVMGKNDIYEVYKAAPNAKIISVHMEAVNHWTLSREELKSFINDKGISSNVLVPDDGETYSL, via the coding sequence ATGAATATACAACACATTCGTAATGCAACATTAGTTGTCGAATATGCAGGTAAAAGGTTTTTAATAGATCCAATGTTAGCAGATAAAGGAGTTTATCCACCTTTTGGACCTAAGGTAGGTTTTCCAGATGCACCAAGACAAGATCAAAGTAATCCTGTATCGAGCTTACCAACTTCAATTGAAAATATTGTATCTAATATTGATGCTGTCATTGTTACACATCTGCATTTAGACCACTGGGATGATGCTGCTAAAGATGCATTGCCAAAACAAATTAAAATATTTGCCCAAAATGAGGAGGATGCCTTAGAGATTCGAAACGATGGATTCCAAAATGTAGAGGTTTTACAAGATAGTACAGTCTTTGAAGGTATTCAATTGATTAAAACTAAAGGCGAACATGGAAGAGGGGAATTAGTAAAACTTGCCGGTCAAGTGTGCGGTGTTGTTTTCAAACATACAAATGAAAAAACTTTGTATATTGCTGGAGATACGGTATGGTATGATGCAGTTCAGGAAGTAATCGAGACACATAAGCCAGAAATTATTGTTGTAAATGGTGGAGATAACCAATTCCTTGAAGGCGGCTCTCTTGTAATGGGGAAAAATGATATTTATGAAGTGTATAAAGCTGCCCCTAACGCAAAAATTATTTCTGTCCATATGGAAGCAGTAAATCATTGGACATTATCAAGGGAAGAATTAAAAAGCTTTATTAATGATAAAGGAATCTCCTCTAATGTTTTAGTACCAGATGACGGAGAAACATATTCATTATAA
- a CDS encoding MT-A70 family methyltransferase: MKYNIIYADPPWQYRQRKGNGVAENHYQTMNLKDICNLPIDTISHKDSVLFLWTTFPMLQEALQVIIAWGYTFKTVAFVWVKQNKSENGFFFGLGHWTRSNAEICLLAVKGRPKRISKKVHQLIVSPVEGHSKKPDIARDKIVELMGDLPRVELFARQSPVDWDVWGNEVESSISLETKKQDPTLKIDCL; encoded by the coding sequence ATGAAATATAACATTATCTACGCTGATCCGCCGTGGCAATACCGACAAAGAAAAGGAAATGGAGTGGCAGAAAACCATTATCAAACAATGAATTTAAAAGATATTTGTAATTTACCTATTGATACTATCTCTCACAAAGATAGTGTTTTATTTTTATGGACGACCTTCCCTATGCTACAAGAAGCATTACAAGTGATAATTGCGTGGGGATATACATTTAAAACGGTTGCCTTTGTCTGGGTGAAACAAAACAAGTCAGAAAATGGCTTTTTCTTTGGTTTGGGTCACTGGACACGCTCAAACGCTGAAATTTGTTTATTAGCTGTAAAAGGACGTCCCAAAAGAATATCGAAGAAGGTTCATCAGTTAATTGTTAGTCCTGTGGAAGGACACAGTAAAAAGCCTGACATTGCAAGAGATAAGATAGTTGAGCTAATGGGCGATTTACCACGAGTTGAATTATTCGCTAGGCAATCACCTGTTGATTGGGATGTTTGGGGAAATGAAGTGGAAAGTAGTATTTCTTTAGAAACTAAAAAGCAAGATCCTACATTAAAGATTGATTGCTTATGA
- a CDS encoding DNA cytosine methyltransferase, protein MTGLTLGSLFDGIGVFPLAASLANITPIWASEIEKAPISITKRHFPMMVHIGDITKLHGGAIPPVDIITFGSPCQNLSNNGNREGLAGSQSSLFYHAIRIIEEMRCATDGEYPVIAVWENVIGAFSSNNRLDFKAVLESFTKTDIPMPASGEWAKAGMVRGRNVEVCWRLLDARYWGKPTLPQRRRRIFLVADFRGTRAREILFKARNLQSFPTSCGKDRLSSTSTSRISAQKTRGKIPIVRPFQERRMRSTAKDKNKTGFIGSFGRTHDPFPTLLASSVNYFSFWYEGKEKEGYIRQLTPLECERLMGLPEGWTALGHKDEAISDHARYKALGNGIAVPCAAYIMAGIAEAI, encoded by the coding sequence ATGACAGGTCTTACATTAGGTAGTCTTTTTGACGGAATTGGTGTCTTCCCTTTAGCTGCTTCTCTTGCTAATATTACCCCAATTTGGGCAAGTGAGATTGAGAAAGCACCTATATCCATTACAAAAAGACACTTTCCAATGATGGTTCATATTGGAGACATTACAAAACTTCATGGTGGGGCTATCCCTCCCGTAGATATTATTACGTTTGGATCGCCTTGTCAAAATCTATCTAATAACGGAAATCGAGAAGGATTGGCAGGAAGTCAATCAAGTTTATTTTATCATGCGATACGAATTATTGAAGAAATGAGGTGTGCAACGGATGGAGAATATCCAGTTATCGCTGTTTGGGAAAACGTCATTGGAGCATTTTCATCAAATAACCGGTTGGATTTTAAAGCCGTGTTGGAGTCGTTCACAAAAACCGATATTCCAATGCCTGCTTCTGGAGAATGGGCCAAGGCTGGAATGGTGCGAGGGAGAAACGTTGAAGTCTGTTGGCGACTCTTGGATGCCCGATATTGGGGAAAGCCCACGCTACCTCAAAGACGAAGACGTATCTTCCTCGTGGCAGATTTTAGAGGAACACGTGCCAGAGAAATATTATTTAAAGCCCGCAATTTGCAATCGTTTCCTACGTCTTGCGGAAAAGACAGGCTGTCCTCCACCAGCACCAGTCGAATATCTGCTCAAAAAACAAGGGGGAAAATACCCATCGTCCGCCCCTTTCAAGAAAGACGTATGCGAAGTACCGCAAAAGACAAAAACAAAACAGGATTCATTGGAAGTTTTGGGCGGACACATGACCCTTTTCCAACTTTGCTTGCAAGTTCCGTAAATTATTTTTCATTTTGGTATGAAGGAAAAGAAAAAGAAGGTTATATACGACAACTCACCCCATTAGAATGTGAACGTTTGATGGGATTACCAGAGGGCTGGACAGCTTTAGGACACAAAGATGAAGCAATTAGTGATCATGCAAGATATAAAGCGCTTGGAAATGGGATCGCTGTACCATGTGCAGCATATATCATGGCTGGCATTGCAGAAGCAATATAG
- a CDS encoding YdcP family protein translates to MELKYVIPNMEKTFGNLEYAGEGKVEQRRINGRMTTLSRSYNLYSDIQRADDIEVVLPQEAGEKFFEHEEKVQLVNARITAEGYKIGERGFTNYILHADDMVKA, encoded by the coding sequence ATGGAATTAAAATATGTGATTCCGAACATGGAAAAAACGTTTGGAAATTTAGAATATGCAGGAGAAGGAAAGGTCGAACAGCGCCGAATTAATGGACGGATGACAACACTATCTCGAAGCTATAATCTGTATTCCGATATTCAACGCGCAGATGATATTGAGGTCGTTCTGCCACAAGAAGCAGGAGAAAAATTCTTTGAACATGAAGAAAAAGTGCAATTAGTGAATGCAAGAATCACCGCAGAAGGTTATAAGATTGGGGAACGTGGTTTCACAAATTATATTTTACACGCTGACGATATGGTCAAAGCATAA
- a CDS encoding YdcP family protein has protein sequence MRLAQGIVIDKEKTFGLLKFSALRREVFLQNEDGTVSTEVKERTYDLKSREQGRMIQVSIPASVPLKEFDYNAEVEIINPVADTVANATFRGADVDWYIKAEDLVLKEKATTSASNVPKSNSSKEK, from the coding sequence ATGAGATTAGCACAAGGTATTGTCATTGATAAAGAAAAGACATTTGGATTATTAAAATTCTCTGCATTACGTCGTGAAGTGTTTCTTCAAAACGAAGATGGAACGGTATCAACAGAAGTTAAGGAACGCACCTATGACTTAAAGTCTCGTGAACAAGGGCGCATGATTCAAGTAAGTATTCCTGCTTCCGTTCCCTTAAAGGAATTTGATTATAATGCGGAAGTAGAAATTATAAACCCTGTCGCAGATACAGTCGCAAATGCAACATTTCGTGGGGCAGATGTTGATTGGTACATTAAAGCAGAAGACTTAGTCTTAAAAGAAAAAGCGACAACATCGGCTAGTAACGTCCCAAAATCTAACTCTAGTAAGGAAAAATGA